A window from Deinococcus reticulitermitis encodes these proteins:
- a CDS encoding DNA topoisomerase subunit B, translating to MTRLDDHLQGTLAEGVTEHIEQNLGSADDYNADQISVLEGMDAVRKRPGMYVQGGTGIDGYHQLLTEIIDNAIDEGLAGFASEVHIIMHEDGSATVTDDGRGIPVDIMKSKGRPAIEVIFSELHAGGKFGQGAYKVSGGLHGVGSTVVNALSTFLDVTVNKHGQLHHVRFEQGVLVQPLQVLGQTPEDVKWATQVTFHPDPTIFKEFENHFDYARIRNRLRELAYLTGLKIVVRDERKSLHAGEIKEEVFHEKGGIANFARALVTDDTKLLYDQPVVMRGMHSDVEVEVAFIHANTYSSDNILTYANMIRTRDGGTPLTGFKTAYTRVLNKYAASKNLIKAGNPVPGGDDLLEGIYCVVSVKVGDPQFESQAKVKLLNSEAQTAVNAVVGEKFAQFLEENPKIGKTIVEKAAEAARARDAARKARDIVRRSNPLDNDDLPGKLADCSSQDPAESELFIVEGNSAGGSAKGGRERRFQAILPLRGKILNVEKAELNKILKNAEIRSLIGAIGAGFDGKGEEMRFDLENLRYHKIVIMTDADMDGGHITTLLLTFFFRFMRPVVEHGHLYIAQPPLYRITVGAQTKNNKGTYLFTNEELKEHVARANKDGKKYEIQRFKGLGEMNAEQLWETTMNPETRVLKRVSIEDLIIANEIFDALMGSEVAPRKEFIRENARFAEISV from the coding sequence ATGACCCGACTTGACGACCACCTCCAGGGCACGCTCGCTGAGGGCGTGACCGAGCATATCGAGCAGAACCTCGGCAGCGCCGACGACTACAACGCCGATCAGATCAGCGTCCTTGAGGGTATGGACGCTGTGCGTAAGCGCCCCGGCATGTACGTGCAGGGCGGCACCGGCATCGACGGCTATCACCAGCTGCTGACCGAGATTATCGACAACGCCATCGACGAGGGGCTCGCGGGATTTGCCAGTGAAGTGCATATCATCATGCACGAGGACGGCTCGGCCACCGTGACTGACGACGGACGCGGCATTCCCGTGGACATCATGAAGTCCAAGGGCCGCCCGGCCATTGAAGTGATCTTTTCCGAGCTGCACGCCGGGGGCAAGTTCGGTCAGGGGGCCTACAAGGTCTCGGGCGGGCTGCACGGGGTGGGTTCGACGGTGGTCAACGCGCTCTCGACCTTTCTCGACGTGACCGTGAACAAGCACGGCCAGCTGCATCACGTCCGCTTCGAGCAGGGCGTGCTTGTGCAGCCGCTCCAGGTGCTCGGCCAGACGCCGGAGGACGTGAAGTGGGCGACCCAGGTCACCTTCCACCCCGACCCCACGATCTTCAAGGAGTTCGAGAACCACTTCGACTACGCGCGCATCCGCAACCGCCTGCGTGAGCTCGCCTACCTGACGGGCCTGAAAATCGTGGTGCGCGATGAGCGCAAATCTCTGCACGCCGGCGAGATCAAAGAAGAGGTCTTCCACGAGAAGGGCGGGATCGCCAACTTCGCCCGCGCCCTCGTGACCGACGACACCAAGCTGCTCTATGACCAGCCGGTCGTGATGCGCGGCATGCACAGCGACGTGGAAGTCGAGGTGGCGTTCATCCACGCCAACACCTACTCGTCGGACAACATCTTGACCTACGCCAACATGATCCGGACCCGCGACGGCGGCACGCCCCTGACCGGTTTCAAGACGGCGTACACCCGCGTCCTGAACAAGTACGCCGCGTCCAAGAACCTGATCAAGGCCGGCAACCCGGTGCCCGGGGGCGACGACCTGCTCGAAGGCATCTACTGCGTGGTGAGCGTCAAGGTGGGCGATCCCCAGTTCGAGTCGCAGGCCAAGGTCAAGCTGCTGAACTCCGAGGCGCAGACCGCCGTCAACGCCGTCGTGGGCGAGAAGTTCGCGCAGTTCCTCGAAGAAAACCCCAAGATCGGCAAGACCATTGTGGAAAAGGCCGCCGAGGCCGCGCGCGCCCGTGACGCCGCGCGCAAGGCCCGCGACATCGTGCGCCGGTCCAACCCGCTCGACAATGACGATCTGCCCGGCAAGCTCGCCGACTGCTCGTCGCAGGACCCCGCTGAGTCTGAACTGTTCATCGTGGAAGGCAACTCGGCGGGCGGCTCGGCGAAAGGCGGGCGCGAGCGGCGCTTTCAGGCGATCCTGCCCCTGCGCGGCAAGATCCTGAACGTGGAAAAGGCCGAGCTGAACAAGATCCTCAAAAATGCCGAGATCCGTTCCCTGATCGGCGCGATCGGCGCGGGCTTCGACGGCAAGGGCGAGGAGATGCGCTTCGACCTCGAAAACCTGCGTTACCACAAGATCGTGATCATGACCGACGCCGACATGGACGGCGGGCACATCACGACGCTGCTGCTGACCTTCTTCTTCCGCTTCATGCGCCCGGTGGTCGAGCACGGGCACCTCTACATCGCGCAGCCGCCGCTGTACCGGATCACGGTGGGGGCGCAGACCAAGAACAACAAGGGCACCTACCTCTTTACCAACGAGGAACTCAAGGAGCACGTCGCCCGCGCGAACAAGGACGGCAAGAAGTACGAGATCCAGCGCTTCAAGGGCTTAGGCGAGATGAACGCCGAGCAGCTGTGGGAAACCACCATGAATCCGGAGACCCGCGTGCTCAAGCGCGTGAGCATCGAAGACCTGATCATCGCCAACGAGATCTTCGACGCGCTGATGGGCTCGGAGGTCGCGCCGCGCAAGGAGTTCATCCGCGAGAACGCGCGCTTTGCCGAGATCAGCGTCTAA